Proteins encoded by one window of Cloeon dipterum chromosome 2, ieCloDipt1.1, whole genome shotgun sequence:
- the LOC135936897 gene encoding piwi-like protein Siwi: MDPPSQGRSRGRARGRTFPSEQHASSTPVPGAAPEQLPLVSTHGPGRGRGRGPIFPQAGPSTSAPQEVKYQPKMVFTTKCIENKKGTSGTPLDLYSNFFEVSKLPNYSFYQYCATFEPEVDRLGERRALLRMHSDTLKGFLFDGTSLFTNIQYQSDPLVLFAQNSNKENVQILLKRTAQLDNTSSNYNQLLNIIANKCLQLMGLTRLGRNYYDPQARVLIHEFGLELWPGYITSIRQHESEVLMCSAITYKVLRRDTVFQAMENAFRQHGPNYMQPLKQTILGVVVMTHYNNRTYRIDDIDFDANPMTQFSLKDGSKSTFVEYYKKRYNITITNLQQPLLVTKVRGTAPGTTETIYLVPELCRLTGLTDEMRGNYQLMASLAKFTRVEPQKRIDSLLNFGRRLMEKREIGNELSKWNMSFSPQLIRMQGRELPMETIIQGDASNPRRYEAGRNVDWTAKLRSNPLLVGVKMERWIAIVPRPIQQESMSFISLILQAARGMFMGMSEPLVHYINDDSVSTYLNEIENVLSRAVPDILLCMVSTNRADRYAAIKKKCCIDRAVPTQVVTKRSMSNRSAMSIATKISIQMNCKVGGAPWSCHNPLKGVMVCGFDATHDSINKSRSYGAFVASLNDEFSKYFSMPFAHSKGCDISNNMGTAFETALAKFRKYNDGCLPSRIFMYRDGVGDGQIDYVLNIEVEQIKATLEKHYRGTNYKFAFVIVSKRINTKFFTSGKQNPPPGTVVDDRVTWPERYDFFLVSQSVRQGTVSPTSYNVIFDTTGLDPDKMQRFTYKLTHLYYNWSGTIKVPAPVQYAHKLSELIGQHLHNEPQRDLDERLYYL, from the exons ATGGACCCCCCAAGTCAAGGCAGGTCCAGGGGTCGTGCCAGGGGCAGAACCTTCCCCTCAGAGCAACATGCGTCTTCAACACCAGTGCCGGGAGCTGCACCAGAGCAGCTACCTCTGGTATCGACT CATGGGCCAGGGCGAGGCCGTGGAAGAGGTCCAATCTTTCCTCAAGCTGGACCAAGCACCAGTGCACCTCAGGAAGTAAAATATCAGCCTAAAATGGTATTTACCACCAAATGCATTGAAAACAAGAAAG GCACAAGTGGCACACCCCTTGATCTATATTCCAACTTCTTTGAAGTGAGCAAGTTGCCAAACTACTCATTCTACCAGTATTGTGCCACCTTTGAGCCAGAGGTGGACAGATTGGGCGAACGGAGGGCACTGCTCAGGATGCATAGTGACACATTGAAAGGCTTCTTGTTTGATGGCACTTCTTTATTCACCAACATCCAATACCAATCTGAT CCGTTGGTTCTGTTCGCGCAAAACAGCAACAaggaaaatgttcaaattttattgaaacgaaCGGCGCAACTTGACAACACATCTAGCAATTACAACCAGCTGCTCAACATCATCGCCAACAAGTGTCTGCAATTAATGGGCCTCACGCGTTTGGGGAGAAACTACTACGACCCTCAAGCTAGG GTGCTGATCCATGAATTTGGCCTGGAGCTGTGGCCTGGATACATCACTTCTATCAGACAGCATGAGTCAGAAGTGCTCATGTGCTCTGCCATCACCTATAAGGTGTTGCGCCGTGATACAGTTTTCCAAGCAATGGAGAACGCTTTCCGGCAACATGGCCCCAACTATATGCAGCCCTTGAAGCAGACTATCCTGGGAGTCGTAGTCATGACTCACTACAACAACAGAACTTATAGAATTGATGACATCGACTTTGACGCCAACCCAATGACCCAGTTCTCTCTCAAGGATGGTAGCAAATCCACTTTTGTGGAATACTACAAAAAG AGATACAATATCACTATCACTAACTTGCAACAACCATTGCTGGTAACAAAAGTGAGAGGAACTGCTCCTGGAACCACAGAGACCATCTACTTGGTGCCAGAGCTATGCAGGCTGACTGGCCTCACAGATGAAATGAGAGGCAATTATCAGCTCATGGCAAGCCTTGCTAAATTCACCAGAGTTGAACCACAGAAGAGAATTGACTCCCTGCTGAACTTTGGCCGCAGGCTGATGGAGAAACGCGAA ATTGGAAATGAACTGTCAAAGTGGAACATGTCCTTCAGTCCTCAGCTTATCAGGATGCAGGGTCGAGAACTGCCAATGGAAACAATCATCCAGGGGGATGCATCCAATCCCAGGAGATACGAAGCTGGCAGAAACGTGGATTGGACAGCTAAGCTGAGAA GCAACCCGCTTCTAGTGGGTGTTAAAATGGAGCGTTGGATCGCAATTGTCCCGAGACCCATTCAGCAGGAGAGCATGTCTTTCATCAGCCTCATCCTGCAGGCTGCTAGAGGAATGTTCATGGGGATGAGCGAACCACTAGTTCATTACATCAACGACGACAGTGTCAGCACTTACTTGAATGAAATTGAGAATGTCCTCAGCCGCGCTGTGCCAGATATTTTGCTATGCATGGTCTCAACCAACAGGGCCGACAGGTATGCAGCAATCAAGAAGAAGTGCTGTATTGATCGAGCAG TTCCTACTCAAGTGGTGACAAAACGGTCAATGTCAAACAGATCTGCTATGTCTATTGCAACCAAAATCTCCATCCAAATGAACTGCAAAGTGGGAGGCGCACCCTGGAGCTGCCATAACCCATTGAAGGGTGTAATGGTGTGCGGCTTTGATGCCACCCATGACTCCATCAATAAGAGCCGCTCTTATGGCGCCTTTGTTGCATCCCTCAATGATGAGTTCTCCAA GTACTTCTCTATGCCGTTCGCCCATTCTAAAGGCTGCGACATCAGCAACAACATGGGAACAGCTTTTGAGACAGCCCTCGCCAAATTTAGAAAGTACAACGACGGCTGTCTGCCTAGCAGGATTTTTATGTACAGAGATGGAGTCGGTGATGGACAAATTGACTATGTGCTCAACATTGAGGTTGAGCAGATCAAG GCAACATTGGAGAAGCACTATCGTGGCACCAATTACAAGTTTGCTTTTGTAATTGTTTCTAAGCGAATCAACACAAAATTCTTCACCAGTGGGAAGCAGAACCCACCTCCTGGAACTGTAGTTGACGACCGAGTTACCTGGCCTGAGAG ATATGATTTCTTCTTGGTGAGTCAATCAGTGCGGCAGGGAACAGTGTCCCCCACCTCTTACAACGTAATCTTTGACACCACTGGCCTTGATCCTGACAAGATGCAAAGGTTCACTTACAAGTTGACTCACCTTTACTACAATTGGAGT gGCACCATCAAGGTTCCAGCGCCTGTCCAGTATGCCCACAAGCTTAGTGAACTAATCGGCCAACATCTCCACAATGAACCACAGAGGGATTTGGATGAGCGCCTCTATTACCTCTAA